A section of the Rhodobacter sp. genome encodes:
- a CDS encoding DUF1636 domain-containing protein gives MDATVELLVCVTCKREGMDPAAPRPGAQLARVLAGGLPQGVVLRETECLSNCTRGCTVALRGPGRWTYVYGNLAPDQSAVVAEGAAKYAATADGLVPWRERPDHFRKNCIARIPPMEAFE, from the coding sequence ATGGACGCGACGGTCGAACTTCTGGTCTGCGTGACCTGCAAGCGCGAAGGCATGGACCCGGCCGCGCCGCGTCCCGGGGCGCAACTGGCGCGGGTGCTTGCCGGCGGGTTGCCGCAGGGCGTGGTGCTGCGCGAGACCGAGTGCCTGTCGAACTGCACGCGCGGTTGCACCGTTGCGCTGCGCGGTCCCGGGCGCTGGACCTATGTCTACGGCAACCTCGCCCCGGACCAGTCCGCGGTCGTGGCCGAGGGGGCGGCGAAATACGCCGCCACCGCCGACGGGCTGGTCCCCTGGCGTGAGCGTCCCGACCATTTCCGCAAGAACTGCATCGCCCGCATTCCCCCCATGGAGGCCTTCGAATGA
- a CDS encoding cobalamin biosynthesis protein CobG produces the protein MSFEVKGWCPGAHRPMMSGDGFVVRVRPRLAQLSRAQALGLCAAAQAHGAGLIDLTNRANVQVRGVGESAWPALMDDLGALGLLDADVATETRRNIVTAPDWRKGDETEWLAMELTARLDELPALPPKMGFAIDAGAAPVLPEVPSDFRIERGVSGGLILRADGRAAGVPLPDMREIDMLIRLAWWFVQTGGAEARRMARHTAPLPDWAAATEPPAAPRAALRPGAHPMGAVHGAAFGQVRAADLARAIETSGLTALRVTPWRAVLMLDAAPGPHPGLVWQADSPLLRVDACPGAPFCPQASVETRTLAEALAPRVTGALHVSGCAKGCARVTPAHTVLTGRAGRFDLSHETLAGGTPAAEGLTPAQVRDHFGAA, from the coding sequence ATGAGCTTTGAGGTCAAGGGCTGGTGCCCGGGCGCGCACCGCCCGATGATGTCGGGCGACGGCTTTGTCGTCCGCGTCCGTCCGCGGCTGGCGCAACTGAGCCGGGCGCAGGCGCTGGGCCTCTGTGCGGCGGCCCAGGCCCATGGCGCGGGGCTGATCGACCTGACCAACCGCGCGAATGTGCAGGTGCGGGGCGTCGGCGAATCCGCCTGGCCCGCGCTGATGGATGACCTGGGCGCGCTGGGCCTGCTGGATGCCGATGTCGCCACGGAAACCCGGCGCAACATCGTCACCGCGCCCGATTGGCGCAAGGGTGACGAAACCGAATGGCTGGCGATGGAACTGACCGCGCGGCTGGACGAACTGCCCGCGCTGCCGCCCAAGATGGGCTTTGCGATCGACGCGGGCGCGGCGCCGGTGCTGCCAGAGGTGCCGTCGGATTTCCGTATCGAACGCGGCGTGTCGGGCGGGCTGATACTGCGCGCGGATGGCCGCGCGGCGGGTGTGCCGCTGCCCGACATGCGCGAGATCGACATGCTGATCCGGCTGGCCTGGTGGTTCGTGCAGACCGGCGGGGCCGAGGCCCGGCGCATGGCCCGCCACACGGCGCCCTTGCCCGACTGGGCCGCCGCGACCGAGCCGCCCGCCGCGCCCCGCGCCGCCTTGCGGCCCGGCGCGCATCCGATGGGCGCGGTGCATGGCGCGGCCTTTGGCCAGGTTCGCGCCGCCGATCTGGCGCGGGCCATCGAAACCTCGGGCCTGACGGCGCTGCGCGTCACGCCCTGGCGCGCCGTCCTGATGCTGGACGCGGCACCCGGTCCGCATCCCGGCCTGGTCTGGCAGGCCGACAGCCCGCTGCTGCGCGTCGATGCCTGTCCCGGTGCGCCCTTCTGCCCGCAGGCCAGCGTCGAGACCCGCACCCTGGCCGAGGCCCTGGCGCCCCGTGTGACCGGCGCGCTGCATGTGTCGGGCTGCGCCAAGGGCTGCGCCCGTGTCACCCCCGCCCACACCGTCCTGACCGGCCGCGCGGGCCGGTTCGACCTTTCCCACGAGACCCTCGCCGGTGGCACGCCCGCCGCCGAGGGGCTGACCCCCGCCCAGGTGCGGGACCATTTCGGAGCCGCCTGA
- a CDS encoding DUF308 domain-containing protein: MSAWLKLVLLGLLSIALGAFVLGNVVLASLAVTTLTGALLLVTGGIQVVTGFTVAGWQHKALALLLGLALAFLGWAFLSNPLEGMISLTSLIMILVGASGLVRLYVSMNLRGTAFFVPMLLSGIVSLALALYIFFNFAAATMSLLGILLGVELLSNGVSLLVLGYAARKARSA, from the coding sequence ATGAGTGCCTGGCTGAAACTGGTCCTTCTGGGCCTTCTGTCGATCGCCCTGGGCGCGTTCGTCCTGGGCAATGTCGTGCTGGCCTCGCTGGCCGTCACCACGCTGACCGGCGCGCTTTTGCTGGTCACCGGCGGCATCCAGGTCGTGACCGGCTTCACGGTCGCGGGCTGGCAGCACAAGGCGCTGGCGCTGCTGCTGGGCCTGGCGCTGGCCTTCCTGGGCTGGGCGTTCCTGTCCAACCCGTTGGAAGGCATGATTTCCCTGACCTCGCTGATCATGATCCTGGTGGGCGCCAGCGGTCTGGTGCGGCTCTATGTCTCGATGAACCTGCGCGGCACGGCCTTCTTCGTGCCGATGCTGCTGTCGGGCATCGTGTCGCTCGCGCTGGCGCTCTACATCTTCTTCAACTTCGCTGCCGCGACCATGAGCCTGCTCGGCATCCTGCTGGGCGTCGAGCTTCTGTCGAACGGCGTGAGCCTTCTGGTCCTGGGATACGCTGCCCGAAAGGCGCGCTCTGCCTAG
- a CDS encoding mechanosensitive ion channel: MDGELATWIDTWRAGASGFGGALLSSAQTLLLPSRLTQVAVTLAMMALAWVLARALSSRFEAWMRGLEGRPKWQLRLLIVLRRRLALTLFVALIWLAVGVFAAIYQFPSRRYLLELFATIASAWLGIRIAAQVVRNRLLRQALVWGLSIWVLLYFLDLTAATATFLDSIAVQFGSFRLSVLSVLKALVLTAGLLTLARLLTLGAAGRIKGNADISPSMQELLVKVLRIGLYGAAFFIGLKAVGFDLTGLAVLSGAIGVGLGFGLQKVVSNLVSGIIILLDKSVKPGDVISLGDTFGWINTLGARYVSVVTRDGKEYLIPNEDLITGQVVNWSHTNDLVRLDLKFGTSYHDDPHAVRAIAIAAASGASRVLADPAPVCHIVNFGDSSVDYLLRFWIRDPSAGLTNIRGAVYLALWDAFKAHGVSIPFPQREVRFLPPSAGDRAGTAAAD, encoded by the coding sequence ATGGACGGCGAACTGGCAACATGGATCGACACCTGGCGCGCGGGGGCCTCGGGCTTTGGCGGGGCGCTGCTGAGCTCCGCGCAGACCTTGCTTCTGCCCTCGCGGTTGACGCAGGTCGCCGTGACCCTGGCGATGATGGCCCTGGCCTGGGTGCTGGCCCGGGCGCTGTCTTCGCGGTTCGAGGCCTGGATGCGCGGGCTCGAGGGGCGGCCGAAATGGCAACTCCGCCTGCTCATCGTGCTGCGTCGTCGTCTGGCGCTGACCCTCTTCGTCGCCTTGATCTGGCTGGCGGTCGGCGTCTTCGCGGCGATCTACCAGTTCCCCTCGCGGCGCTACCTGCTGGAACTCTTCGCCACCATCGCCTCGGCCTGGCTGGGGATACGGATTGCCGCGCAGGTGGTGCGCAACAGGCTTTTGCGGCAGGCCCTGGTGTGGGGCCTGTCGATCTGGGTTCTGCTCTATTTCCTGGACCTGACCGCCGCGACCGCGACCTTCCTCGACAGCATCGCCGTGCAGTTCGGCAGCTTCCGCCTGTCGGTGCTGTCGGTGCTGAAGGCGCTGGTGCTGACGGCCGGGCTGCTCACGCTGGCGCGCCTGCTCACGCTGGGTGCGGCCGGTCGGATCAAGGGCAACGCCGATATCAGCCCGTCGATGCAGGAACTCCTGGTCAAGGTGTTGCGCATCGGCCTCTACGGCGCGGCCTTCTTCATCGGGCTGAAGGCCGTGGGGTTCGACCTGACCGGGCTCGCGGTGCTGTCCGGGGCGATCGGTGTCGGCCTGGGGTTCGGCCTGCAAAAGGTCGTGTCGAACCTGGTCTCCGGCATCATCATCTTGCTGGACAAGTCGGTGAAGCCCGGCGACGTCATCAGCCTGGGCGACACCTTCGGCTGGATCAACACGCTGGGCGCGCGCTACGTCTCGGTGGTGACCCGCGACGGCAAGGAATACCTGATCCCGAACGAGGACCTGATCACCGGCCAGGTGGTGAACTGGTCGCACACCAACGACCTGGTGCGGCTGGACCTGAAATTCGGCACCTCGTATCACGACGACCCGCATGCCGTCCGCGCCATCGCCATCGCGGCCGCCTCGGGCGCGTCCCGGGTTCTCGCCGATCCGGCGCCCGTCTGCCACATCGTGAATTTCGGCGATTCCTCGGTGGATTACCTGCTGCGTTTCTGGATCCGCGACCCCTCGGCCGGACTGACCAATATCCGCGGCGCGGTCTATCTGGCGCTGTGGGATGCGTTCAAGGCGCACGGCGTTTCGATCCCCTTTCCGCAACGCGAGGTCCGGTTTTTGCCCCCCTCGGCGGGCGATCGCGCGGGGACTGCGGCGGCGGATTGA
- the cobN gene encoding cobaltochelatase subunit CobN encodes MHILFRESHGLEETAAPQDLGQTPADLVVLSFSDSDLGAFAEGFHRARRTGNADHPTLRLANLATLKHPLSVDTYVESTLSRAKGVLIRLIGGVPYWDYGLQQVQALASRTGLAVAVLPADGRPDPRLDAVSTLPVSTLRRLQSLCDQGGAVAAQAALQQFALASGLYAPPVRGVRALPVVGAWTPEGVSCPAALALGERPRIVLTFYRAYLTAADTEPLEQIAAAFDAAGYDVVGLFAPSLKAPEARGWLARWVRALAPVAVINATAFSAQDQDGTPLDTAGVPVFQVALATNPRAAWDAAERGLSPADLAMHVVLPEVDGRLFGAVVSFKGPDAPDPDLEFARIRHRAEGERIAALVARVTAWHRLARTPAGERRPALVLSTYPGKGWQMAHAVGLDALESARAILADLAVQGYAVAAADPGALQSARIDWPLFDYRLALATLPQPLQEAIHLAWGDPEDDPDAQDGAFSFAALRAGNALVALQPERGRTQRRDDDYHDTARVPRHAYVAFYLWLKRQADALVHIGAHGTLEWLPGKSVALSDTCWPEALTRGLPVIYPFIVNDPGEAAQAKRRIGAVTLGHVPPPLTLAQTGAGMQRLEALLDEFSNADGLDPARRDRLQSGIRAEAQALGLEDELGLTRATSLAEAITRIDRFVCDVKESQFGEGLHVFGTGTQGAAERAGLAAALAGRWVPPGPSGSPWRGRRDVLPTGRNLFTTDPRAVPTRAAHAQGVKLAEELVRRHLQDHGDYPRGLVIDLWGSATMRTAGEEFAMALHLLGAKPRWDEGSGRVAGVDILPIAELDRPRLDVTLRVSGLFRDVFPDLAALFGQAVRALAGRDEAPDWNPYAGRDDLARVYGPAPGTYGLGMGDAAETYTRTARAAAGEAWLAASAHALDADAENAEDAEGLKARVRHADAFVHLQDLPETDLLLAADYAAHEAGFAAAQAVTGGKAALYHLDARDPAQPRARTLTEELARVVRARAANPRWVDGMMNHGFRGGAEIAATLDHLGAFAHLAGAVPAQLFDLYHDATLGRADVRAFLERENPQALAAMQARFAALHAAGLWETRRNSILAGLTHEL; translated from the coding sequence ATGCACATCCTCTTTCGCGAAAGCCACGGGCTGGAGGAAACCGCAGCACCGCAGGATCTGGGGCAGACGCCCGCGGACCTGGTGGTGCTGTCGTTTTCCGATTCCGACCTGGGCGCCTTTGCGGAAGGGTTCCACCGCGCACGCCGGACGGGCAATGCCGACCATCCGACGCTGCGGCTGGCCAATCTGGCGACGCTGAAGCATCCGCTGTCCGTCGATACCTATGTCGAATCAACGCTTTCGCGCGCCAAGGGGGTGCTGATCCGGCTGATCGGCGGGGTGCCTTATTGGGACTATGGCCTGCAACAGGTGCAGGCGCTGGCCAGCCGCACGGGGCTGGCCGTCGCCGTCCTGCCCGCCGATGGCCGGCCCGACCCCCGACTCGATGCGGTCAGCACCTTGCCGGTGTCCACGCTGCGCCGGCTCCAGTCGCTGTGCGATCAGGGCGGCGCGGTCGCCGCGCAGGCCGCGCTTCAGCAATTCGCGCTGGCCTCGGGCCTTTATGCGCCGCCGGTGCGCGGGGTGCGGGCGCTGCCTGTGGTCGGGGCCTGGACGCCCGAAGGGGTCTCTTGCCCCGCCGCTCTGGCGCTGGGCGAGCGGCCGCGCATCGTGCTGACCTTTTACCGCGCCTATCTGACCGCCGCCGATACCGAGCCGCTTGAACAGATCGCCGCCGCCTTCGACGCCGCCGGCTACGATGTCGTCGGCCTGTTCGCCCCCTCGCTCAAGGCCCCCGAGGCGCGTGGCTGGCTGGCCCGTTGGGTGCGCGCGCTGGCCCCCGTCGCGGTCATCAACGCCACCGCCTTTTCCGCGCAGGACCAGGACGGCACGCCGCTGGACACCGCCGGGGTGCCCGTGTTCCAGGTGGCGCTGGCCACCAACCCCCGCGCGGCCTGGGACGCGGCCGAGCGGGGCCTGTCGCCCGCCGATCTGGCCATGCATGTCGTCCTGCCCGAGGTGGACGGTCGCCTGTTCGGCGCGGTGGTCAGCTTCAAGGGCCCCGACGCGCCCGATCCGGACCTCGAATTCGCGCGCATCCGTCACCGTGCCGAGGGCGAGCGCATCGCGGCCCTGGTCGCGCGTGTCACCGCCTGGCATCGCCTTGCACGGACGCCCGCCGGTGAGCGTCGGCCGGCGCTGGTGCTCAGCACCTATCCGGGCAAGGGCTGGCAGATGGCCCATGCGGTGGGACTCGATGCGCTGGAAAGCGCGCGGGCGATCCTGGCGGACCTGGCCGTGCAGGGCTATGCCGTCGCCGCCGCCGATCCCGGGGCGCTGCAAAGCGCGCGCATCGACTGGCCGCTGTTCGACTATCGCCTGGCGCTGGCCACGTTGCCGCAACCGCTGCAAGAGGCGATCCACCTGGCCTGGGGCGACCCCGAGGACGACCCCGATGCCCAGGACGGCGCCTTTTCCTTTGCGGCGCTGCGCGCGGGCAACGCGCTGGTCGCCCTGCAACCGGAACGCGGTCGGACACAGCGCCGCGACGACGATTATCACGACACCGCCCGGGTCCCGCGCCACGCCTATGTCGCCTTTTACCTGTGGCTGAAACGGCAGGCCGACGCGCTGGTTCACATCGGCGCCCATGGCACGCTGGAATGGCTGCCGGGGAAATCCGTGGCCCTGTCGGACACCTGCTGGCCCGAGGCCCTGACGCGCGGCCTGCCGGTGATCTATCCCTTCATCGTCAACGACCCGGGCGAAGCCGCGCAAGCCAAGCGGCGGATCGGCGCGGTGACCCTGGGCCATGTGCCGCCGCCGCTGACCCTGGCGCAGACCGGCGCCGGGATGCAGCGGCTGGAAGCCCTGCTCGACGAATTTTCCAACGCCGACGGGTTGGACCCCGCCCGCCGCGACCGGCTGCAATCCGGCATCCGCGCCGAGGCGCAGGCGCTTGGGCTCGAGGATGAGCTGGGACTGACCCGCGCGACATCGCTGGCCGAGGCGATCACCCGCATCGACCGCTTTGTCTGCGATGTCAAGGAAAGCCAGTTCGGCGAGGGGCTGCATGTCTTTGGCACGGGCACGCAGGGCGCGGCGGAGCGCGCCGGTCTGGCCGCCGCGCTGGCCGGGCGCTGGGTGCCGCCGGGGCCCTCGGGCAGCCCGTGGCGCGGGCGCCGGGACGTGCTGCCGACCGGGCGCAACCTGTTCACCACCGACCCGCGCGCCGTGCCCACCCGCGCCGCCCATGCCCAGGGCGTCAAGCTGGCCGAGGAACTGGTGCGCCGCCATTTGCAGGACCACGGCGACTATCCCCGCGGGCTGGTCATCGACCTGTGGGGCAGCGCCACGATGCGCACCGCGGGCGAGGAATTCGCCATGGCGCTGCATCTTCTGGGCGCGAAACCGCGCTGGGACGAGGGGTCCGGCCGCGTCGCCGGGGTGGATATCCTGCCGATCGCCGAACTCGACCGCCCGCGTCTCGATGTGACGCTCAGGGTTTCGGGCCTGTTTCGCGACGTGTTTCCCGATCTGGCGGCGCTGTTCGGGCAGGCGGTGCGCGCACTGGCCGGGCGCGACGAGGCGCCCGACTGGAACCCCTATGCAGGGCGCGACGATCTGGCCCGCGTCTATGGCCCCGCGCCGGGCACCTATGGGCTGGGCATGGGCGACGCCGCCGAAACCTATACCCGGACCGCCCGCGCCGCTGCCGGCGAAGCCTGGCTTGCGGCCTCGGCCCATGCGCTGGATGCCGACGCCGAGAATGCCGAGGATGCCGAGGGGCTGAAGGCCCGGGTGCGCCACGCCGACGCCTTTGTCCATCTTCAGGACCTGCCTGAAACCGACCTGTTGCTGGCAGCCGACTACGCCGCGCACGAGGCCGGCTTTGCCGCCGCGCAGGCCGTGACGGGCGGCAAGGCCGCGCTGTATCATTTGGACGCGCGCGACCCCGCCCAGCCCCGTGCCCGCACCCTGACCGAGGAACTGGCCCGTGTGGTCCGCGCCCGCGCCGCCAATCCGCGCTGGGTCGATGGCATGATGAACCACGGGTTCCGGGGCGGGGCCGAGATCGCCGCGACCCTCGACCATCTGGGCGCCTTTGCGCATCTGGCGGGTGCGGTTCCGGCGCAGTTGTTCGACCTCTACCACGACGCCACGCTGGGCCGGGCCGATGTGCGGGCCTTTCTGGAACGGGAAAACCCGCAGGCGCTGGCGGCGATGCAGGCCCGTTTTGCCGCCTTGCACGCGGCTGGTCTGTGGGAGACACGGCGCAATTCCATTCTGGCGGGGTTGACCCATGAGCTTTGA
- the leuC gene encoding 3-isopropylmalate dehydratase large subunit, which translates to MTAPKTLYDKIWDAHVVDQSDDGTCLLYIDRHLVHEVTSPQAFEGLRMAGRKVRAPGKTIAVPDHNVPTTLDRANAETMTEESRIQVAALDTNAKDFGLVYYPVSDVRQGIVHIVGPEQGWTLPGMTVVCGDSHTATHGAFGALAHGIGTSEVEHVLATQTLIQKKSRNMKVEITGTLRPGVTAKDITLAVIGRTGTAGGTGHVIEYCGEAIRSLSMEGRMTVCNMAIEGGARAGLIAPDETTFAYVQGRPHAPKGAAWEAALTWWKTLYTDEGAHFDKIVTLRGEDIEPVVTWGTSPEDVLPISASVPAPGDFKGGKVEAAQRSLDYMGLTAGMKLTDIKIDAVFIGSCTNGRIEDLRAAAAVLKGRKLAPGVRALVVPGSGLVRAQAEEEGLAQIFIDAGAEWRMAGCSMCLAMNPDQLAEGERCASTSNRNFEGRQGYKGRTHLMSPAMAAAAAVTGHLTDVRDLV; encoded by the coding sequence ATGACCGCTCCGAAAACGCTTTACGACAAGATCTGGGATGCCCATGTCGTCGATCAGTCCGACGACGGCACCTGCCTGCTGTATATCGACCGTCACCTGGTCCACGAAGTGACCAGCCCCCAGGCCTTCGAGGGTCTGCGGATGGCCGGCCGCAAGGTGCGCGCCCCCGGCAAGACGATCGCCGTGCCGGACCACAACGTGCCGACCACGCTGGACCGCGCCAATGCCGAAACCATGACCGAGGAAAGCCGCATCCAGGTCGCGGCGCTGGACACGAATGCCAAGGATTTCGGCCTGGTCTATTACCCGGTCTCGGACGTGCGTCAGGGCATCGTGCACATCGTCGGCCCCGAGCAGGGCTGGACGTTGCCGGGCATGACCGTGGTTTGCGGTGACAGCCACACCGCGACGCATGGTGCCTTTGGCGCCCTTGCGCACGGCATCGGCACCTCCGAGGTCGAGCACGTCCTGGCCACGCAGACGCTGATCCAGAAGAAATCCCGAAACATGAAGGTCGAGATCACCGGCACCTTGCGCCCGGGCGTCACGGCCAAGGACATCACGCTGGCGGTGATCGGCAGGACCGGCACCGCGGGCGGCACCGGCCATGTCATCGAATATTGCGGCGAGGCGATCCGCAGCCTGTCGATGGAAGGCCGCATGACGGTCTGCAACATGGCCATCGAGGGCGGCGCGCGCGCCGGTCTGATCGCCCCCGACGAGACGACCTTCGCCTATGTCCAGGGCCGCCCGCACGCCCCCAAGGGCGCCGCCTGGGAGGCCGCGCTGACCTGGTGGAAGACCCTTTACACCGATGAGGGCGCGCATTTCGACAAGATCGTCACCCTGCGCGGCGAGGATATCGAACCGGTCGTGACCTGGGGCACCTCGCCCGAGGACGTGCTGCCGATCTCGGCCTCGGTTCCCGCGCCGGGCGATTTCAAGGGTGGCAAGGTCGAGGCCGCGCAGCGATCGCTCGACTACATGGGCCTGACCGCCGGCATGAAGCTGACCGACATCAAGATCGACGCCGTCTTCATCGGGTCCTGCACCAACGGCCGGATCGAGGACCTGCGCGCCGCCGCCGCCGTGCTGAAGGGCCGCAAGCTGGCGCCGGGCGTCCGGGCGCTGGTCGTCCCCGGCTCGGGCCTGGTGCGGGCCCAGGCCGAGGAAGAAGGCCTGGCGCAGATCTTCATCGACGCCGGCGCGGAATGGCGTATGGCCGGCTGCTCGATGTGCCTGGCGATGAACCCCGACCAGTTGGCCGAGGGCGAGCGCTGCGCCTCGACCTCGAACCGCAACTTCGAGGGGCGGCAAGGTTACAAGGGGCGCACGCACCTGATGTCGCCCGCGATGGCCGCCGCGGCGGCCGTCACCGGGCACCTGACGGATGTGCGCGATCTGGTGTAA
- the rsfS gene encoding ribosome silencing factor, translating into MPLQEDRSLSYIDPAAPAAPAPEPAPRDYSGDDVLALVLQSLDDDKAEEVVQIDLRGRSSVADYMVICSGRSSRQVGAIAEKLMERLKERFRISARSEGKETGDWVLIDTGDVVVHIFRPEVREFYQLERMWQVPAGKP; encoded by the coding sequence TTGCCCCTTCAGGAGGACAGATCTCTGTCTTACATCGACCCGGCCGCCCCTGCGGCCCCCGCCCCCGAACCCGCGCCGCGTGATTACAGCGGCGACGATGTTCTGGCACTGGTCCTCCAATCCCTCGACGACGACAAGGCCGAGGAGGTCGTGCAGATCGACCTGCGCGGTCGCTCGTCCGTGGCCGATTACATGGTGATCTGCTCGGGCCGCTCGTCGCGTCAGGTCGGAGCGATCGCCGAAAAGCTGATGGAACGGCTGAAGGAACGCTTTCGCATCTCGGCCCGGTCCGAGGGCAAGGAAACCGGCGACTGGGTGCTGATCGACACGGGCGACGTGGTGGTCCACATCTTCCGCCCCGAAGTGCGCGAGTTCTACCAGCTCGAACGCATGTGGCAGGTGCCCGCGGGCAAACCCTGA
- the cobW gene encoding cobalamin biosynthesis protein CobW, with translation MSLAKTPVTVITGFLGSGKTTLISHLMRNAGGRRLAVVVNEFGTLGVDGEILKSCAIPDCPAENIVELANGCICCTVADDFVPTVEALLAMEPRPDHILIETSGLALPKPLLKAFDWPAIRSRITVDGVIALADAEAVAAGRFAPDVAAVDAQRAADESIDHETPLSEVFEDQISCADVVLLTKADLAGPEGLAKARAVIAAEAPRPLPVVEVTEGAVDARVILGLAAAAEDDLHARPSHHDGHDDHEHDDFDTIVVELGEVEALDPLVARIESMARDLDILRVKGYVAVQGKPMRALVQAVGARVRHQFDRAWKPGEARLTQLVVIAEHDRIDAAAIRRALGL, from the coding sequence ATGAGTCTGGCAAAGACCCCTGTCACCGTGATCACCGGCTTTCTCGGCTCGGGCAAGACGACGCTGATCTCGCATCTGATGCGCAACGCGGGCGGGCGCCGCCTGGCGGTGGTGGTCAACGAATTCGGCACGCTCGGGGTGGATGGCGAGATCCTCAAGTCCTGCGCGATCCCGGATTGCCCGGCCGAAAACATCGTCGAGCTGGCGAACGGCTGCATCTGCTGCACGGTCGCCGACGATTTCGTCCCCACGGTCGAGGCCCTTCTGGCGATGGAGCCGCGCCCCGATCACATCCTGATCGAGACCTCGGGCCTGGCACTGCCGAAGCCCCTGCTCAAGGCCTTTGATTGGCCCGCGATCCGCTCGCGTATCACCGTGGACGGGGTCATTGCCCTGGCCGATGCCGAGGCCGTGGCGGCGGGACGCTTCGCGCCCGATGTGGCGGCGGTGGATGCCCAACGCGCGGCGGACGAGAGCATCGACCACGAGACCCCCTTGAGCGAAGTGTTCGAGGACCAGATCAGTTGCGCCGACGTGGTCTTGCTGACCAAGGCGGACCTGGCGGGCCCCGAGGGGCTGGCCAAGGCCCGCGCCGTGATCGCTGCCGAGGCCCCGCGCCCGCTTCCGGTCGTCGAGGTGACCGAGGGCGCGGTGGATGCCCGTGTCATCCTGGGGCTGGCCGCGGCGGCCGAAGACGACCTGCACGCGCGTCCGTCGCATCATGACGGGCACGATGACCACGAACACGACGATTTCGACACGATCGTGGTCGAACTGGGCGAGGTCGAGGCGCTGGACCCGCTGGTCGCGCGGATCGAATCGATGGCGCGCGATCTCGATATCCTGCGGGTCAAGGGCTACGTCGCCGTGCAGGGCAAGCCGATGCGCGCCCTGGTGCAGGCCGTGGGCGCCCGGGTGCGCCACCAGTTCGACCGCGCCTGGAAACCGGGCGAGGCGCGGCTGACGCAGCTTGTGGTGATCGCCGAGCACGACCGCATCGACGCGGCCGCCATTCGCCGGGCGCTGGGGCTCTGA
- the cobO gene encoding cob(I)yrinic acid a,c-diamide adenosyltransferase — protein MDTDGDDNANRHKAKMQKIKAARDRMKEDRQGEKGLVIIHTGPGKGKSSSGFGMILRAIAHGMPCAVVQFIKGAWDTGERRLLTTHFGDLCQFHAMGEGFTWETQDKARDIAAAQRGWDKAKDLIRDPSIRMVLLDEINIALRYDYLDVAEVVAFLRDEKPAMTHVVLTGRNAKPELIDLADLVTEMTLVKHPFRSGIKAQPGVEF, from the coding sequence ATGGACACCGACGGCGACGACAACGCGAATCGGCACAAGGCAAAGATGCAGAAGATCAAGGCCGCGCGCGACCGGATGAAAGAGGACCGCCAGGGCGAGAAGGGCCTCGTCATCATCCACACCGGTCCGGGCAAGGGCAAGTCGAGCTCGGGCTTCGGCATGATCTTGCGGGCCATCGCGCACGGGATGCCCTGTGCGGTGGTGCAATTCATCAAAGGCGCCTGGGACACCGGCGAGCGCCGCCTGCTGACCACCCATTTCGGCGACCTCTGCCAGTTCCACGCCATGGGCGAGGGCTTCACCTGGGAAACGCAGGACAAGGCGCGCGACATCGCGGCCGCGCAGCGCGGCTGGGACAAGGCCAAGGACCTGATCCGCGACCCGTCGATCCGCATGGTGCTGCTCGACGAGATCAACATCGCGCTGCGCTACGACTACCTCGACGTGGCCGAGGTCGTGGCCTTCCTGCGCGACGAGAAACCCGCGATGACCCATGTTGTGCTGACCGGCCGCAACGCCAAGCCCGAGTTGATCGACCTGGCCGATCTGGTGACCGAGATGACGCTGGTGAAACACCCGTTCCGGTCCGGGATCAAGGCCCAGCCGGGGGTCGAGTTCTGA
- the rlmH gene encoding 23S rRNA (pseudouridine(1915)-N(3))-methyltransferase RlmH produces MRLHLCVVGRLRSGPERELIDDYLKRFDRTGRPLGLGPAVEHEVEDRKGGGMDAEATLLTRACPAGAVRVVLDERGDAMSSPEFAARLSRWRDAGAQDVALMIGGADGLAPALRDQADAALSFGRMVWPHALARVMLAEQLYRAATILAGSPYHRV; encoded by the coding sequence ATGCGGCTGCATCTGTGCGTCGTGGGCCGGCTGCGATCCGGCCCCGAACGCGAGCTGATCGACGATTACCTGAAACGCTTCGACCGCACCGGGCGGCCCCTGGGCCTGGGCCCGGCGGTCGAACACGAGGTCGAAGACCGCAAGGGCGGCGGGATGGACGCCGAAGCGACGCTGCTGACCCGCGCCTGTCCGGCGGGCGCGGTGCGCGTCGTGCTGGACGAACGCGGCGATGCGATGTCCTCGCCCGAGTTCGCGGCCCGCCTGTCCCGCTGGCGCGACGCCGGCGCGCAGGACGTGGCGCTGATGATCGGCGGTGCCGACGGGCTGGCGCCGGCCTTGCGCGATCAGGCCGACGCGGCGCTGTCCTTTGGCCGGATGGTCTGGCCGCACGCCCTGGCCCGGGTCATGCTGGCCGAACAGCTCTACCGCGCGGCGACGATCCTGGCAGGATCGCCCTATCACCGGGTGTGA